From a region of the Rhodococcus sp. 4CII genome:
- a CDS encoding sugar phosphate isomerase/epimerase family protein has translation MKIALDPTPFHHDHSLLELPAVVAELGFEHLQLTPHRDMIPFFNHPKADDELVRQFRKACSDAGVGIASVLPVLRWSGPDEDAREAAVRYWKRAIQITVDLGVNVMNTEFSGRPEKAEESERAFYRSMEELVPIIEREGIDVRIDPHPDDFVENGLDAIRMIRGINSKNFGLVYVACHSYHMGAGMLEIMRAAGDMLRLVHVADTMDHHRSHGLRYITNPPGNAVRVHQHLKIGDGDLDWDEFFGGLSELGFYDKPDTVMVSSVFAEDENAHDVSRYQLKTMKDYIARTR, from the coding sequence ATGAAGATTGCACTCGACCCCACTCCGTTCCACCACGACCACTCCCTTCTCGAATTGCCGGCCGTGGTCGCGGAACTCGGCTTCGAACACCTGCAGCTCACGCCGCATCGCGACATGATCCCGTTCTTCAACCACCCGAAGGCGGACGACGAACTGGTCCGGCAGTTCCGGAAGGCGTGCAGCGACGCCGGCGTCGGGATCGCGTCGGTGCTGCCGGTGCTGCGGTGGTCCGGCCCGGACGAGGACGCCCGCGAGGCAGCCGTGCGGTACTGGAAGCGCGCCATCCAGATCACCGTCGACCTCGGCGTCAACGTGATGAACACCGAGTTCAGCGGTCGCCCGGAGAAGGCCGAGGAATCGGAGCGCGCCTTCTACCGGTCGATGGAGGAACTCGTCCCGATCATCGAGCGTGAGGGAATCGACGTCCGCATCGATCCGCACCCGGACGATTTCGTGGAGAACGGCCTCGACGCCATCCGCATGATCCGCGGCATCAACTCGAAGAACTTCGGACTGGTATACGTCGCGTGCCACTCGTACCACATGGGAGCGGGCATGCTCGAGATCATGCGCGCGGCCGGCGACATGCTGCGACTCGTCCACGTCGCGGACACGATGGATCACCACCGCTCGCACGGACTGCGGTACATCACCAATCCGCCCGGCAATGCCGTTCGCGTGCACCAGCACCTCAAGATCGGTGACGGCGACCTCGATTGGGACGAGTTCTTCGGTGGACTGTCCGAACTCGGCTTCTACGACAAACCCGACACCGTGATGGTGTCCAGCGTCTTCGCCGAGGACGAGAACGCGCACGACGTCTCCCGCTACCAACTGAAGACCATGAAGGATTACATCGCGCGCACGCGGTGA
- a CDS encoding ROK family protein: MSTVGFVHVSALTVGIDVGGTSIRACVVDDTGEVLDSVQAPTPQSAKALEDALDRAVRELASRHEIAAVGLAVAGFITPDLTTVRFAPHLPWKNVPVANDLSDRLGLPVVLEHDANAAAWAEHRFGAAAGGRNVVMVAVGTGIGAALLIDGALYRGSHGVAPELGHLQVVPGGRPCACGKRGCWERYCSGTALVDTAIEMLAADPTSSTVLAREVASDPGSLTGRRIASAARDGDPLAIRTMEEFARWLGVGLSMVGDVYDPDLVVIAGGVSGSAPLFLDHARDVYASLSTGSGHRPLARIRETQLGESAQRIGAATLARHSAPVRG, translated from the coding sequence GTGAGTACCGTCGGCTTCGTGCATGTTTCCGCTCTCACCGTCGGTATCGACGTCGGTGGTACCAGTATCCGGGCCTGTGTGGTCGACGACACCGGCGAGGTACTCGACTCCGTCCAGGCGCCCACCCCGCAGTCGGCGAAAGCCCTCGAGGATGCGCTCGACCGCGCCGTCCGCGAACTCGCTTCCCGGCACGAGATCGCCGCGGTCGGGCTCGCCGTCGCCGGATTCATCACCCCCGACCTGACTACCGTGCGCTTCGCCCCGCACCTGCCGTGGAAGAACGTGCCGGTGGCCAACGACCTCAGCGACCGCCTCGGGCTGCCGGTGGTCCTCGAACACGACGCCAACGCGGCGGCGTGGGCGGAACACCGGTTCGGCGCTGCCGCCGGCGGTCGCAATGTCGTGATGGTCGCGGTCGGCACCGGCATCGGCGCGGCGCTGCTCATCGACGGCGCGCTCTACCGAGGCAGTCACGGCGTGGCTCCCGAGCTGGGCCATCTCCAGGTCGTCCCGGGCGGCAGGCCCTGCGCGTGCGGTAAACGCGGGTGCTGGGAACGATATTGCAGCGGAACCGCTCTCGTCGACACGGCCATCGAAATGCTCGCCGCCGACCCGACCAGTTCGACGGTCCTCGCCCGTGAGGTGGCGAGCGACCCGGGATCGCTCACCGGTCGTCGTATCGCCAGCGCAGCGCGGGACGGGGACCCGCTCGCCATCCGCACGATGGAAGAATTCGCGCGCTGGCTGGGCGTCGGACTCTCCATGGTCGGTGACGTCTACGACCCCGACCTCGTCGTCATCGCCGGCGGCGTCAGCGGTTCGGCTCCGCTCTTCCTCGACCACGCCCGCGACGTCTACGCCTCCCTCTCGACCGGTTCCGGGCACCGCCCCCTCGCCCGCATCCGCGAAACCCAACTCGGCGAATCCGCCCAGCGAATCGGGGCCGCAACACTCGCGAGGCACTCCGCGCCCGTGCGTGGATGA
- a CDS encoding Gfo/Idh/MocA family protein, which produces MSESNELRVAVLGVGMMGADHVARITDRIKGATVAVVNDYFTEKAEEIASGIPGCRVVTDPLDAIADPDVDAVVLATPGPTHEKQLLACLEHGKPVMCEKPLTTDVATSLEIVKREAELGKKLIQVGFMRRFDHEYEQLKTLIDDGAFGRVLLAHCVHRNPVVPPGFDSSMIVKDSLVHEVDVTRFLFDEEITSVHIIRPAANPGAPEGLQDPQIAYFTTESGRHVDAEVFVTTGVAYEVRTEIVAEKGSAFIGLDVGLVRKYGTGAGSGRSGAGMWGGEITPSFKERFGQAYDTEIQRWVNAVRTSAETGIFIDGPGAWDGYAAAAVCAAGVKSLETGERVTVDMVDRSSIPGAEPAERPAGQRA; this is translated from the coding sequence ATGTCCGAGAGCAACGAACTGCGCGTCGCCGTCCTGGGTGTCGGAATGATGGGCGCCGACCATGTGGCGCGGATCACCGACCGCATCAAGGGCGCGACCGTCGCCGTGGTCAACGACTACTTCACCGAGAAGGCCGAAGAGATCGCGTCCGGCATCCCCGGATGTCGCGTGGTCACCGACCCGCTCGATGCGATCGCCGACCCGGACGTCGACGCCGTCGTCCTGGCCACCCCCGGCCCGACACACGAGAAACAGCTTCTCGCCTGCCTCGAGCACGGCAAGCCGGTGATGTGCGAGAAGCCGCTCACCACCGACGTCGCCACCTCCCTCGAGATCGTCAAGCGGGAAGCCGAACTCGGCAAGAAGCTGATCCAGGTCGGGTTCATGCGACGCTTCGACCACGAGTACGAGCAGCTGAAGACGCTCATCGACGACGGCGCCTTCGGACGGGTGCTCCTGGCTCACTGTGTGCACCGCAACCCGGTCGTGCCTCCCGGCTTCGACAGCTCGATGATCGTCAAGGACTCGCTCGTCCACGAGGTGGACGTGACCCGCTTCCTGTTCGACGAGGAGATCACGTCGGTCCACATCATCCGGCCCGCCGCGAACCCCGGTGCGCCCGAAGGATTGCAGGACCCTCAGATTGCCTACTTCACCACCGAGTCCGGACGCCATGTGGACGCCGAGGTGTTCGTCACCACCGGCGTCGCGTACGAGGTGCGTACCGAGATCGTCGCCGAGAAGGGGTCGGCATTCATCGGTCTCGACGTCGGACTGGTACGCAAATACGGCACCGGGGCAGGCAGCGGCCGATCCGGCGCCGGAATGTGGGGCGGCGAGATCACGCCGTCGTTCAAGGAGCGCTTCGGCCAGGCCTACGACACCGAGATCCAGCGCTGGGTGAACGCCGTCCGCACGAGCGCCGAGACCGGCATCTTCATCGACGGACCCGGTGCGTGGGACGGCTACGCCGCCGCCGCCGTGTGCGCAGCCGGCGTGAAGTCGCTCGAGACCGGCGAACGCGTGACCGTCGACATGGTCGACCGTTCCTCCATTCCGGGAGCGGAGCCTGCGGAGCGACCCGCCGGACAGAGGGCCTGA
- a CDS encoding NAD(P)/FAD-dependent oxidoreductase: MSDTSLAQRHRVVVIGSGFGGLFATKALRRSDVDVTLIDRTTHHLFQPLLYQVATGILSEGEIAPATRLVLEDQQNASVLIGGVEKIDVADRTVTSTHRGRTTVTEYDSLVVSAGARQSYFGNDHFAEHAPGMKTIDDALELRGRILGAFESAEVCSDPAERARLLTFVVVGAGPTGVEMAGEIAQLAHRTLAGAYRTIDPRDARIILLDAAPTVLPPFDEKLRRAAADTLGELGVEIQLGAMVTDVDDDGLTVRDQDGVERRIEAACKIWSAGVAASPLGRQLAEQTGAATDRAGRVLVEPDLTLPGHSNVFVVGDMMNRDGLPGVAQVAIQGGRYAASLIAAEVRAHRKGRDKPQRTPFKYTDKGSMAMISRFHAVAKVGRLQLTGLLAWLLWLLIHLVYIVGFKSRLATAMSWTWSFLGRTRGHLAVTEQQVVARTAINRLDAWEDSLVVPEAATAPAR; this comes from the coding sequence ATGAGCGACACCTCTCTCGCCCAGCGCCATCGGGTCGTGGTCATCGGATCGGGATTCGGCGGTCTCTTCGCCACCAAGGCCCTGAGACGGTCGGACGTCGATGTCACTCTGATCGATCGCACGACGCATCACCTGTTCCAGCCGTTGCTGTACCAGGTGGCGACGGGAATCCTGTCGGAGGGCGAGATCGCTCCCGCGACCCGGCTCGTCCTCGAAGACCAGCAGAACGCGTCCGTCCTGATCGGTGGAGTCGAGAAGATCGATGTCGCCGACCGGACCGTCACGTCGACGCACCGCGGCCGCACCACCGTCACCGAGTACGACAGTCTCGTCGTGTCGGCCGGCGCACGCCAATCCTATTTCGGCAACGACCATTTCGCCGAGCACGCACCCGGCATGAAGACGATCGACGACGCCCTCGAGCTGCGCGGCCGCATCCTGGGCGCGTTCGAAAGCGCCGAGGTGTGCAGCGACCCCGCCGAGCGGGCACGACTCCTGACGTTCGTCGTGGTCGGGGCAGGGCCCACCGGAGTCGAGATGGCGGGTGAGATCGCCCAACTGGCCCACCGCACGCTCGCCGGCGCCTACCGCACCATCGATCCCCGTGACGCGCGCATCATCCTGCTCGACGCGGCGCCCACCGTACTCCCGCCCTTCGACGAGAAACTGCGCCGCGCTGCCGCAGACACGCTGGGCGAACTCGGAGTCGAGATCCAGCTCGGCGCGATGGTGACCGACGTCGACGACGACGGACTCACCGTCCGCGACCAGGACGGCGTCGAGCGGCGGATCGAGGCCGCCTGCAAGATCTGGTCCGCAGGTGTCGCCGCCAGCCCACTGGGCCGGCAACTGGCCGAGCAGACCGGTGCCGCCACCGACCGCGCCGGCCGCGTCCTCGTCGAGCCCGACCTGACGCTGCCCGGCCACAGCAACGTGTTCGTCGTGGGCGACATGATGAACCGGGACGGGCTTCCCGGCGTCGCCCAGGTCGCGATTCAGGGCGGCCGCTACGCCGCGTCGCTGATCGCGGCGGAGGTGCGCGCCCACCGGAAGGGTCGTGACAAGCCCCAACGCACCCCGTTCAAGTACACGGACAAGGGCAGCATGGCCATGATCTCCCGCTTCCACGCCGTCGCGAAGGTGGGCCGTCTGCAATTGACCGGGCTGCTCGCGTGGCTGCTGTGGCTCCTGATCCACCTGGTCTACATCGTCGGCTTCAAGAGCCGGCTCGCCACCGCCATGTCCTGGACCTGGTCGTTCCTCGGCCGGACACGAGGGCATCTCGCCGTCACGGAACAACAAGTGGTCGCGAGAACGGCCATCAACCGGCTCGATGCCTGGGAAGATTCCCTGGTGGTACCCGAGGCGGCGACGGCCCCGGCACGGTGA
- a CDS encoding CoA-acylating methylmalonate-semialdehyde dehydrogenase produces MSTNITREIAHWSDGKGFTGTSGNTAPVTNPATGEVTGQVALASVEDARAVIDAAAAAFPAWRDTSLAKRTQVIFKFRELLNERKGELAEIITSEHGKVVSDALGEVSRGQEVVEFACGIAHLLKGGMTENASTNVDVHSIRQPVGPVGIISPFNFPAMVPMWFFPVAIAAGNTVVLKPSEKDPTAALWMAELWAEAGLPAGVFNVLQGDKTAVDELLTHPAIKAISFVGSTPIAQYVYATGTAHGKRVQALGGAKNHAIVLPDADLDLAADAMVNAGFGSAGERCMAISALVAVGDIADELVAKIKERTDTLKIGDGTKDSDMGPLVTKVHRDKVASYIDAGEAAGATIVVDGRTVQADGGADGFWLGPTLIDHVTTDMSVYTDEIFGPVLSVIRVESYDEALELVNSSQFGNGTAIFTNDGGAARRFQNEVEVGMVGINVPIPVPMAYYSFGGWKNSLFGDTHAHGTEGVHFFTRGKVVTTRWLDPSHGGLNLGFPQNA; encoded by the coding sequence ATGAGCACCAACATCACTCGCGAGATCGCCCACTGGTCCGACGGTAAGGGCTTCACCGGGACCAGCGGCAACACCGCACCCGTCACCAACCCCGCCACCGGTGAGGTCACCGGTCAGGTCGCGCTCGCCAGCGTCGAGGACGCCCGCGCGGTGATCGACGCCGCCGCCGCCGCGTTCCCCGCCTGGCGGGACACCTCCCTCGCCAAGCGCACCCAGGTGATCTTCAAGTTCCGGGAACTGCTCAACGAGCGCAAGGGCGAGTTGGCGGAGATCATCACCTCCGAGCACGGCAAGGTCGTCTCCGACGCGTTGGGCGAGGTGTCCCGCGGTCAGGAGGTCGTCGAATTCGCGTGCGGCATCGCGCACCTGCTCAAGGGCGGCATGACCGAGAACGCGTCCACCAACGTGGACGTGCATTCGATCCGCCAGCCGGTCGGGCCGGTCGGGATCATCTCCCCGTTCAACTTCCCCGCGATGGTCCCGATGTGGTTCTTCCCCGTCGCCATCGCCGCCGGCAACACCGTCGTGCTCAAGCCGTCCGAGAAGGACCCCACCGCCGCGCTCTGGATGGCCGAACTCTGGGCCGAGGCCGGCCTGCCCGCCGGGGTGTTCAACGTCCTCCAAGGCGACAAGACCGCCGTCGACGAACTGCTCACCCACCCGGCCATCAAGGCCATCTCCTTCGTCGGGTCCACCCCGATCGCACAGTACGTGTACGCCACCGGCACCGCCCACGGCAAACGCGTCCAGGCCCTGGGCGGGGCGAAGAACCACGCCATCGTCCTGCCGGACGCCGACCTGGATCTGGCCGCCGACGCCATGGTCAACGCCGGCTTCGGATCCGCCGGGGAACGCTGCATGGCCATCTCCGCACTGGTCGCGGTCGGCGACATCGCCGACGAACTCGTCGCCAAGATCAAGGAGCGCACCGACACGTTGAAGATCGGCGACGGCACCAAGGATTCGGACATGGGACCGTTGGTGACGAAGGTGCACCGCGACAAGGTCGCCTCCTACATCGACGCCGGCGAAGCCGCCGGCGCGACGATCGTCGTGGACGGGCGCACCGTGCAGGCCGACGGCGGGGCGGACGGGTTCTGGCTCGGACCGACCCTGATCGACCACGTCACCACCGACATGAGCGTGTACACCGACGAAATCTTCGGACCCGTCCTGTCCGTGATCCGGGTGGAGTCGTACGACGAGGCCCTGGAACTGGTGAACTCCAGCCAGTTCGGCAACGGCACCGCCATCTTCACCAACGACGGCGGCGCGGCCCGCCGGTTCCAGAACGAGGTCGAGGTCGGGATGGTCGGCATCAACGTCCCGATCCCCGTCCCCATGGCCTACTACTCCTTCGGTGGCTGGAAGAACTCCCTGTTCGGCGACACCCACGCCCATGGCACCGAGGGTGTGCACTTCTTCACCCGCGGCAAGGTCGTCACCACCCGCTGGCTCGACCCCAGCCACGGCGGCCTCAACCTCGGATTCCCCCAGAACGCGTAA
- a CDS encoding sugar porter family MFS transporter: MSTTSTRGSGGAARNERSHNRFLTKLTVISTLGGLLFGYDTGVISGALLYMKDELNLSAVGEATVVSSLLFPGAAVGALLGGRLSDALGRKRTLLVCAGLFLVGALGCAMAPNVEVMVLARIILGFGVGAAAVTCPLYLAEMAPVERRGRMVTINELMIVTGQMLAFSINALLDHLIEDPTVWRYMLAIASVPAVLLLLGMLALPDSPRWYASKGRLADTRRTLEMSRSESEAADEYASISFHAARDRNSKVSGAVHYLRDYPWMRRILWVGCGLAIVQQATGINTVNYYAPTILEQSGLGVSASLVATIAVGVTSVVMTILGIVLLGFVNRRKMLLTGFIGVASSQAALSLVFLLPSSTGRSYIILAAMMVFVAFVQCFIGTCVWLLLSEIFPMAIRGFAMGIAVFVLWTTNAFISFVFPILNSVLGSTGTFGLFVLVNLISVYFVYRFVPETKGRSLEELEDRLGAGAPATSAAGSTAAIATH; encoded by the coding sequence ATGTCGACAACCAGTACACGCGGAAGCGGCGGCGCCGCGCGGAACGAGCGCAGTCACAACCGTTTCCTGACGAAGCTCACCGTCATCTCCACGCTCGGAGGTCTGCTGTTCGGCTACGACACCGGGGTGATCTCCGGGGCGCTGCTCTACATGAAGGACGAGCTGAACCTCAGCGCGGTCGGCGAGGCCACGGTCGTGAGTTCGCTGCTCTTTCCCGGCGCCGCCGTCGGCGCGCTGTTGGGAGGTCGGTTGTCCGACGCACTCGGCCGCAAGCGCACGTTGCTCGTCTGCGCGGGCCTGTTCCTCGTCGGTGCCCTCGGGTGTGCGATGGCCCCCAATGTCGAGGTTATGGTGCTGGCCAGAATCATTCTGGGTTTCGGTGTGGGCGCTGCCGCCGTCACCTGCCCGCTCTACCTGGCGGAGATGGCCCCGGTGGAACGGCGCGGCCGGATGGTGACCATCAACGAACTGATGATCGTCACCGGGCAGATGCTCGCCTTCTCGATCAACGCGCTGCTCGATCACCTCATCGAAGACCCGACGGTGTGGCGGTACATGCTGGCCATCGCCTCGGTCCCTGCCGTTCTGTTGCTGCTCGGCATGCTCGCGCTTCCGGATTCGCCGCGCTGGTACGCGTCGAAGGGCCGGCTCGCCGACACACGCCGCACCCTCGAGATGAGCCGCAGCGAGTCGGAGGCCGCCGACGAGTACGCCAGCATCAGCTTCCACGCCGCCCGCGACAGGAACTCGAAGGTCAGCGGCGCCGTCCACTACCTGCGCGACTACCCCTGGATGCGCCGGATCCTCTGGGTCGGCTGTGGTCTGGCCATCGTGCAGCAGGCAACGGGCATCAACACGGTCAACTACTATGCGCCGACGATCCTCGAGCAGAGCGGGCTGGGCGTCAGTGCGTCCCTCGTGGCCACCATCGCGGTCGGTGTCACCTCGGTGGTCATGACGATTCTCGGAATCGTCCTGCTGGGCTTCGTGAATCGTCGCAAGATGCTGCTCACCGGTTTCATCGGCGTGGCGTCCTCGCAGGCCGCGCTGTCACTCGTGTTCCTGCTGCCCTCCTCCACGGGCCGCAGCTACATCATCCTGGCCGCGATGATGGTGTTCGTTGCCTTCGTCCAGTGCTTCATCGGAACGTGCGTGTGGCTGCTGCTCTCGGAGATCTTCCCGATGGCCATTCGCGGGTTCGCCATGGGCATCGCCGTATTCGTGCTCTGGACGACCAACGCCTTCATCTCCTTCGTCTTCCCGATCCTGAACTCCGTCCTCGGATCCACCGGAACATTCGGCCTGTTCGTTCTCGTCAACCTGATCTCCGTGTACTTCGTCTACCGATTCGTTCCGGAAACCAAGGGGCGCAGCCTCGAAGAGCTGGAAGACCGCCTCGGCGCGGGCGCGCCCGCCACCTCCGCTGCGGGGAGCACCGCCGCGATCGCCACCCACTGA
- a CDS encoding Gfo/Idh/MocA family protein, protein MRPLRIGVLGASRIAKAAIVGPAAESGHRLVAVAARDRGRAEVFAATYGVERVHDSYADVIADPDVDLVYNPLANALHAPWNLAAVQAGKPVLTEKPFARNAAEAESVLTAARSAGVTVTEGFHYLFHPVTRRMQALRAGGTLGRLRRVEVVMRMPEPKPDDPRWSLELAGGAVMDLGCYGLHVHRLLASPNDGPPWVVAARASERSPGIDEWCDIDLAYPGGATGSSINSMIADEFEFTLRIVGERGEALAHNFIKPSEDDRVTVTTSAGSVVEHLGTRTSYAYQLDAVAEHVLQGAALPMSVGDSLANMTMIDDAYRAAGLPLR, encoded by the coding sequence GTGAGACCGTTGCGGATCGGCGTGCTCGGTGCGTCGCGCATTGCGAAGGCGGCGATCGTCGGACCGGCCGCGGAATCGGGACACCGGCTCGTCGCGGTCGCCGCCCGGGACCGCGGCCGGGCCGAGGTGTTCGCGGCGACGTACGGCGTCGAGCGGGTCCACGACTCGTATGCGGACGTGATCGCCGACCCGGACGTCGACCTCGTCTACAACCCGCTGGCGAACGCGCTGCACGCCCCGTGGAATCTGGCCGCGGTGCAGGCCGGCAAACCGGTGCTGACCGAGAAGCCGTTCGCCCGCAACGCCGCCGAGGCGGAGAGCGTCCTGACGGCAGCGCGGTCTGCCGGCGTCACGGTGACCGAGGGATTCCATTACCTGTTCCACCCCGTCACGCGCCGGATGCAGGCGTTGCGCGCCGGCGGAACCCTCGGGCGGTTGCGGCGTGTCGAGGTCGTCATGCGGATGCCCGAGCCGAAGCCGGACGATCCCCGGTGGTCGCTCGAACTCGCCGGCGGCGCGGTGATGGACCTCGGATGCTACGGACTGCATGTCCACCGATTGCTGGCGTCGCCGAACGACGGCCCACCGTGGGTGGTCGCCGCCCGCGCATCCGAGCGGTCGCCGGGCATCGACGAGTGGTGCGACATCGACCTCGCGTATCCCGGCGGTGCCACCGGGTCGAGCATCAACTCCATGATCGCGGACGAGTTCGAGTTCACGTTGCGGATCGTCGGCGAGCGGGGAGAAGCCCTCGCGCACAACTTCATCAAACCGAGCGAGGACGATCGGGTGACCGTGACCACTAGTGCCGGTTCGGTGGTCGAGCATCTCGGCACGCGAACGTCGTACGCGTACCAGCTCGACGCCGTGGCCGAGCACGTGCTGCAGGGAGCGGCGCTGCCGATGAGCGTCGGCGACTCGCTGGCGAACATGACGATGATCGACGACGCGTACCGGGCGGCCGGGTTGCCGCTGCGCTGA
- a CDS encoding sugar phosphate isomerase/epimerase, with protein sequence MTIRLAGAPISWGVSEVEGWGHQLDPDRVLAEMRAAGLAATELGPDGFLPSDPHELTDTLAGYDLTAVGGFVPVLLHDPDHDVLAATGGALDALVASKSDVIVLAAVTGAVGYDSRPELDDVGWKTLLHNLDRLSSAAADRGLRAVIHPHVGTMIENRAEVDRILDGSSIPLCLDTGHLLIGGTDPLDLVTSAPERIAHAHLKDVDAALLGRVRAGELTYTEAVARGMYTPLGTGDVDIAGVVARLQKQGYDGWYVLEQDTILQSAPADEGPVRDVVRSVEYLQSIVQ encoded by the coding sequence ATGACGATTCGACTCGCAGGTGCGCCCATTTCGTGGGGAGTGAGTGAGGTGGAGGGGTGGGGTCACCAGCTCGATCCCGACCGGGTCCTCGCCGAGATGCGTGCCGCCGGTCTCGCCGCCACCGAACTCGGTCCCGATGGGTTCCTCCCGTCGGATCCGCACGAGCTGACGGACACCCTTGCCGGCTACGACCTGACGGCAGTCGGCGGGTTCGTGCCGGTACTGCTGCACGATCCGGATCACGACGTGCTCGCTGCCACCGGCGGGGCGCTCGACGCGCTCGTCGCGTCGAAGTCGGACGTGATCGTCCTGGCGGCGGTGACGGGAGCCGTCGGCTACGATTCGCGACCGGAGCTCGACGACGTGGGGTGGAAGACGTTGCTGCACAATCTCGATCGTCTGTCGTCCGCCGCCGCCGACCGGGGCCTCCGCGCGGTGATCCACCCGCACGTGGGGACGATGATCGAGAACCGCGCCGAGGTGGACCGCATTCTCGACGGATCGTCGATCCCGCTGTGCCTGGACACCGGGCATCTGCTGATCGGTGGCACCGACCCGCTCGACCTCGTCACGTCGGCACCCGAGCGGATCGCCCACGCGCACCTCAAGGACGTCGACGCGGCGCTCCTCGGACGGGTCCGGGCCGGTGAGCTCACCTACACCGAGGCCGTCGCGCGGGGGATGTACACGCCTCTCGGCACCGGAGACGTCGACATCGCCGGGGTGGTCGCGCGGTTGCAGAAGCAGGGCTACGACGGCTGGTACGTCCTCGAACAGGACACGATCCTTCAATCCGCGCCCGCGGACGAGGGCCCCGTCCGCGACGTCGTCCGGAGCGTCGAATACCTGCAGAGCATCGTGCAGTGA
- a CDS encoding LacI family DNA-binding transcriptional regulator — protein sequence MFDERTASHEGSERLPAGLHRRPTMADVATRAGVSRTLVSLIFSDKPGASDETRDRVLRAADELGYRLDRAARMLARGRSRTLGVLIDVHQTFQADLIGTIYAEAEATGYEVLLSASAPTRDEHKAIEALLSHRCEGLILLGPHSDAEYLRTLTDRAVVTVVGRALPHTAVDTVRTADAKGIRQSVDHLVDLGHREIVHVDGGADPGSPERRRAYLAAMRKHDLADHIRVVPGRHTEEAGVAAANTLLSEDRLPTAVLAGNDRCAIGLLDVFTRAHVDVPGDISIVGYDDGHLAQLSRIDLTTVRQDTAGLARHAVQFAVGRLEDDDLDPQDFVIEPRLVVRGTTGPARA from the coding sequence ATGTTCGACGAGCGAACCGCGTCGCACGAGGGTTCGGAGCGGCTGCCGGCAGGACTGCATCGGCGGCCCACGATGGCCGACGTCGCGACCCGGGCCGGTGTGTCGCGCACCCTGGTGTCACTGATTTTCAGCGACAAACCGGGCGCCTCCGACGAGACCCGCGACCGCGTCCTGCGGGCCGCGGACGAACTCGGCTACCGGCTCGACCGGGCAGCCCGCATGCTCGCACGCGGACGCAGTCGCACCCTCGGCGTGCTCATCGACGTCCACCAGACCTTCCAGGCCGACCTGATCGGCACCATCTACGCCGAGGCCGAAGCCACCGGATACGAGGTACTGCTCTCCGCGAGCGCACCCACCCGGGACGAGCACAAGGCGATCGAAGCGCTGCTCAGTCACCGGTGTGAGGGCCTCATCCTGCTGGGACCGCACTCCGATGCGGAGTATCTGCGCACGCTCACGGACCGCGCCGTCGTCACCGTCGTCGGTCGCGCGCTCCCCCACACCGCGGTCGACACCGTGCGGACCGCGGACGCCAAAGGGATCCGGCAGTCCGTGGACCACCTGGTGGACCTCGGGCATCGCGAGATCGTCCACGTCGACGGCGGCGCCGACCCGGGATCACCCGAGCGTCGTCGCGCCTACCTCGCGGCGATGCGCAAGCACGATCTCGCCGACCACATCCGCGTGGTCCCCGGTCGGCACACCGAGGAGGCCGGTGTCGCCGCCGCGAACACCCTGTTGTCCGAGGACCGCCTGCCCACTGCCGTGCTCGCGGGCAACGACCGGTGCGCCATCGGCCTCCTGGACGTGTTCACCCGTGCCCACGTCGACGTGCCGGGCGACATCTCGATCGTCGGGTACGACGACGGCCACCTGGCACAGTTGTCGCGGATCGACCTCACCACGGTGCGGCAGGACACCGCCGGGTTGGCGCGGCACGCCGTGCAGTTCGCCGTGGGCCGACTCGAGGACGACGACCTCGACCCCCAGGATTTCGTGATCGAGCCCCGTCTGGTGGTGCGCGGCACCACCGGTCCGGCCCGCGCGTAG